A region from the Etheostoma spectabile isolate EspeVRDwgs_2016 chromosome 9, UIUC_Espe_1.0, whole genome shotgun sequence genome encodes:
- the dtymk gene encoding thymidylate kinase: MACKRGALIVLEGVDKAGKTTQCKKLVQALQQSGRPAEMMRFPDRTTTIGQLISAYLEKKSDLEDHTVHLLFSANRWELVPLIKKKLEQGTTLVVDRYAFSGVAFTSAKPGFSLDWCMKPDVGLPKPDLVMFLQLSPSEAALRGQFGEERYETSVFQKAVQQKFEQLMKDRTVNWQVIDASQSVEDVHENIRTQSLNTINTAQNQQLGELWK; the protein is encoded by the exons ATGGCGTGTAAACGAGGAGCGCTCATTGTTCTGGAGGGAGTGGATAAAGCCGGGAAGACTACTCAGTGCAAGAAACTAGTTCAGGCGCTGCAACAGAGCGGTCGACCTGCAGAGATGATGAGATTTCCTG ACAGGACCACGACAATTGGACAGCTGATAAGCGCCTACCTTGAGAAGAAAAGTGATCTGGAGGACCACACGGTGCACCTGCTGTTCTCTGCAAACCGCTGGGAACTGGT GCCTCTAATAAAGAAGAAGCTGGAGCAAGGCACCACTCTGGTCGTAGATAGGTACGCCTTCTCTGGAGTCGCGTTCACCAGTGCAAAGCCC GGTTTCAGTCTGGACTGGTGCATGAAACCTGACGTGGGACTGCCAAAGCCGGACCTTGTTATGTTTCTACAGCTCAGTCCATCTGAGGCCGCTCTCAGAGGTCAGTTTGGAGAAGAGAGATATGAGACCAGTGTTTTCCAAAAAGCGGTTCAACAGAAATTTGAACAGCTGATGAAGGATCGTACAGTCAACTGGCAG GTTATTGATGCTTCCCAGAGTGTTGAGGATGTGCATGAGAACATCAGGACCCAGAGCCTTAACACGATCAACACAGCTCAGAACCAGCAGCTGGGAGAGCTGTGGAAGTGA
- the boka gene encoding bcl-2-related ovarian killer protein homolog A — MEMLRRSSVFASEVFERSHTDKELVSQAKALCRDYIHSRLNRAGIGWSKPEHGLAASGGALGDISSVLLWLGDELEYLRPNVYRNVARQLNITVASESIVSDAFLAVAADIFSTGVTWGKVVSLYAVAGALAVDCVRHGHPAMVHTIVDCMGEFVRKSLTSWLKRRGGWVDVTKCVVNTDPSFRSHWLVSAVCAFGHYLKATVLYLLRDK; from the exons ATGGAGATGTTGCGCCGCTCTTCTGTGTTTGCTTCTGAAGTGTTTGAACGCTCGCACACCGACAAGGAGCTGGTGTCCCAGGCCAAAGCACTGTGCAGGGACTACATTCATTCCAGGCTGAACCGTGCCGGGATAGGCTGGTCTAAACCTGAACATGGACTGGCTGCATCAGGTGGCGCACTGGGAGACATCTCATCGGTTCTGCTGTGGCTGG GTGATGAGTTGGAGTACCTTCGACCCAACGTTTACCGTAACGTAGCGCGACAGCTCAACATCACAGTGGCGTCAGAGAGTATCGTGTCCGATGCTTTCCTGGCTGTGGCGGCAGACATTTTCTCCACAG GTGTGACTTGGGGAAAGGTGGTTTCTTTGTATGCCGTGGCAGGAGCCTTGGCAGTGGACTGTGTTCGCCACGGTCATCCAGCTATGGTCCATACCATTGTCGACTGCATGGGGGAGTTTGTCCGCAAGAGCCTGACCTCCTGGTTAAAAAGGAGAGGGGGCTGG GTGGATGTAACAAAATGTGTGGTGAACACTGATCCCAGCTTTCGCTCTCACTGGCTGGTGTCTGCTGTCTGTGCCTTTGGACACTATCTGAAGGCCACCGTGTTATACCTCCTGAGGGACAAGTGA
- the atg4b gene encoding cysteine protease ATG4B, which translates to MILGEALVCRHVGRDWRWARGQKQREEYISILNAFIDKKDSYYSIHQIAQMGVGEGKPIGQWYGPNTVAQVLKKLAVFDTWSRLVVHVAMDNTVVIEEIKRLCMPWLDAAGACGGAGELNGCLEGACALAEEETALWKPLVLLIPLRLGLSDINEAYIETLKQCFMLPQSLGVIGGKPNSAHYFIGYVGEELIYLDPHTTQPAVDPCEDGQVPDETYHCQHPPCRMHICELDPSIAAGFFCRTEDEFDDWCMRIRRLSCNRGGLPMFELVDSQPSHMVSVDALNLTPDFSDSDRLERFFDSEDEEFEILSL; encoded by the exons ATGATCCTAGGCGAGGCCTTGGTGTGTAGGCATGTAGGCAGGG ACTGGAGATGGGCCAGAGGCCAGAAACAAAGAGAAGAGTACATCAGTATTCTCAACGCTTTCATTGACAAAAAAGACAGCTATTATTCCATCCATCAAATTG CCCAAATGGGAGTTGGAGAGGGAAAGCCTATAGGCCAGTGGTATGGACCGAACACAGTTGCCCAGGTTTTAAA GAAGCTGGCAGTGTTTGATACGTGGAGCAGATTAGTCGTACACGTGGCGATGGACAACACTGTGGTCATCGAGGAGATCA AGCGTCTCTGTATGCCCTGGCTGGACGCTGCAGGAGCCTGTGGTGGAGCGGGCGAGCTCAACGGCTGCCTGGAGGGGGCGTGCGCCCTGGCCGAGGAGGAGACGGCTCTCTGGAAACCTCTGGTCCTGCTCATCCCCCTCAGGCTGGGCCTGAGTGATATAAATGAGGCCTACATCGAAACCCTCAAG CAATGCTTCATGCTGCCTCAGTCCCTGGGTGTTATTGGGGGGAAACCCAACAGTGCCCATTACTTCATTGGTTATGTCG gAGAGGAACTCATCTATTTAGACCCACACACCACGCAGCCTGCAGTGGATCCATGTGAAGATGGCCAAGTCCCTGATGAGACGTACCATTGTCAGCACCCCCCCTGCCGCATGCACATCTGTGAATTGGACCCATCCATCGCAGCG ggttTCTTCTGCAGAACAGAGGACGAGTTTGACGACTGGTGTATGCGCATAAGAAGG CTGTCATGCAACAGAGGGGGCCTGCCCATGTTTGAGCTAGTAGACAGTCAGCCCTCACACATGGTCAGCGTGGATGCCCTCAACCTTACTCCTG ATTTCTCGGACTCGGACAGGTTGGAGCGGTTCTTTGATTCAGAAGATGAAGAATTCGAGATCCTTTCCCTCTGA